Proteins encoded within one genomic window of Triticum aestivum cultivar Chinese Spring chromosome 2D, IWGSC CS RefSeq v2.1, whole genome shotgun sequence:
- the LOC123053821 gene encoding putative adenylate cyclase regulatory protein: MGSACSRNRGQVVHEDQLYSVKFSKSGSFKWLLHTLSRSSSDVLRKAQGPGPGRRPSLVELCVARVREDISRYSDFSMLPRDLSQQIFNELVRCSYINEELLGAFRDCALQDICLDEYPGVKDAWMEVIASQGQSLLSVDISCSDVTDSGLNLLKDCSNMQSLACNYCDRISEHGLKTVSGLSNLTSLSLKKCAAVTAEGAKAFAKLVNLVNLDLERCPKIHGGLVHLKGLRKLETLNMRYCNGITDSDMKYLSDFTSLRELQLSCCKISDCGVSYLRGLSKLSHLNLEGCAVTAACLEAISGLASLVLLNLNRCGICDEGCEKLEGLVKLKVLNLGFNHITDACLVHLRELINLECLNLDSCKIGDEGLLHLKGLLQLRSLELSDTAVGSNGLRHLSGLRNLHSMNLSFTVITDIGLKKIAGMNSLRSLNLDNRQITDNGLAALTTLTGLTHLDLFGARITDAGTNCLRCFKGLRSLELCGGLITDAGVKNIKDLKDLTLLNLSQNGNLTDKTLEIISGLTALVSLNLSSSRVSNAGLHHLRPLQNLRSLSLDSCKVTACEIKKLQLAALPNLVSVRPE, from the exons ATGGGCAGTGCCTGCTCAAGGAACAGAGGCCAGGTGGTCCATGAGGATCAACTGTACAGCGTCAAGTTCTCCAAGAGCGGCAGCTTCAAGTGGCTGCTCCACACGCTGTCACGCAGCAGCTCTGATGTGCTCCGGAAGGCGCAGGGACCGGGCCCAGGTCGCCGCCCGTCGCTGGTTGAACTTTGCGTGGCCAGAGTCCGTGAG GACATAAGTAGGTATTCAGATTTCTCCATGCTGCCTAGGGATCTTAGCCAGCAGATATTCAACGAATTGGTGCGGTGTAGCTACATCAATGAGGAGTTGCTGGGAGCTTTTCGCGACTGTGCTTTGCAG GATATTTGTCTGGATGAGTACCCTGGAGTGAAGGATGCTTGGATGGAAGTAATCGCTTCTCAAGGGCAGTCCTTGCTATCTGTTGACATCTCTTGCTCTGATGTGACTGATAGTGGATTGAATCTTCTCAAAGATTGCTCAAATATGCAAAGTCTGGCATGCAATTACTGTGATCGAATTTCTGAACATGGACTTAAAACAGTGTCAG GCCTCTCAAACTTGACATCGCTCAGCCTTAAGAAATGTGCTGCTGTTACAGCTGAAGGAGCAAAAGCCTTTGCCAAGTTagttaacttggtaaatttggacCTTGAGCGATGCCCAAAAATTCATGGTGGCCTTGTTCATTTAAAAG GCTTGAGAAAACTGGAAACACTGAATATGAGATATTGTAACGGCATCACTGATTCAGATATGAAGTATTTATCAG ATTTTACGAGCTTGAGAGAGTTGCAACTGTCTTGCTGCAAAATAAGCGATTGTGGTGTTTCTTATCTGAGAG GTCTATCCAAACTATCCCACCTAAATCTGGAGGGCTGTGCAGTGACTGCTGCTTGTTTGGAAGCTATATCAG GATTGGCTTCATTGGTTTTGTTAAATCTCAATAGGTGTGGCATATGTGATGAAGGCTGTGAGAAATTGGAAG GTCTTGTCAAATTGAAGGTTCTTAATTTAGGGTTCAACCACATTACAGATGCCTGCTTGGTTCATCTACGAG AATTGATCAATTTGGAGTGTTTGAACTTGGACTCATGCAAGATTGGTGATGAGGGGCTATTGCACCTGAAAG GCCTTTTGCAGTTGAGAAGTTTGGAACTTTCGGACACTGCAGTTGGAAGCAATGGACTTCGTCATCTCTCTG GTCTTCGGAATTTGCATAGCATGAATCTCTCTTTTACAGTGATTACGGACATTGGTCTGAAGAAAATTGCTGGCATGAATTCACTGAGGTCACTGAATCTTGATAATCGCCAAATCACAGACAATGGCTTGGCAGCTCTTACAA CTCTCACCGGATTAACGCACCTTGATCTCTTTGGAGCTCGTATAACTGATGCTGGGACAAACTGCCTCAGAT GTTTCAAGGGTCTGCGGTCTCTGGAGCTCTGCGGTGGGCTAATCACCGACGCCGGAGTGAAGAACATCAAGGACCTCAAAGACCTGACGTTGCTTAACCTATCCCAAAACGGCAACCTCACAGACAAGACCTTGGAGATAATCTCGG GCCTGACCGCTTTGGTCTCGCTGAACCTGTCGAGCTCCCGGGTGTCCAACGCCGGTCTCCACCATCTGAGGCCGCTGCAGAACCTGCGCTCGCTGTCGCTCGACTCGTGCAAGGTGACGGCCTGCGAGATCAAGAAGCTTCAGCTGGCCGCCCTCCCCAACCTGGTAAGCGTGCGGCCGGAGTAG